One window of Candidatus Tectomicrobia bacterium genomic DNA carries:
- a CDS encoding alpha/beta fold hydrolase, with product MNTPAIESEDFFIGALDPGIRLHLREKRLRGMNRFESVSTLLMVPGRGAPGPVSFDISVPGYSWMDWMASRGWDVWTLSFRGFGRSTKPPEMLDDPAGQPPALRGRTMVRDVAAAVAFIRERRGVDRVNLLGWSWGTTISPAYTADNNDSVGRLALYAPYYAYDNPARAARFEDPARPGEWDARRGAWSWETEEDVRRRWWGHIPGEAHHAWRDERLARAYMDEWFDLDPEGRHRHPPAMRSPNGSLLDAYERSKNTPIYDAAKVRRPVLLIYGDQDGASNEVEAWGLYQKLASSPEKRYIVISGATHFFQYEFRREVLFKEVQLFLEG from the coding sequence ATGAACACGCCAGCCATTGAGTCGGAGGACTTCTTCATCGGCGCCCTGGATCCCGGCATCCGCCTGCATCTGCGGGAGAAACGCCTAAGAGGGATGAACCGCTTCGAATCCGTTTCCACCCTCCTGATGGTGCCGGGCCGGGGAGCGCCGGGGCCGGTCTCCTTCGACATCTCCGTCCCCGGATATTCCTGGATGGATTGGATGGCCTCCCGGGGGTGGGACGTTTGGACCCTGTCCTTCCGCGGGTTCGGCCGCTCGACCAAGCCCCCGGAGATGCTCGACGACCCGGCGGGCCAGCCCCCGGCCCTCCGGGGCCGGACCATGGTGCGCGACGTCGCCGCGGCGGTGGCGTTCATCCGCGAGAGGCGGGGGGTGGACCGGGTGAATCTCCTCGGCTGGTCGTGGGGCACCACCATCAGCCCCGCTTACACCGCCGACAACAACGACTCCGTGGGCCGCCTCGCGCTCTATGCCCCCTACTACGCCTATGACAATCCCGCCCGCGCCGCGCGGTTCGAAGATCCGGCCCGGCCGGGGGAATGGGACGCGAGGCGGGGCGCCTGGAGCTGGGAAACCGAGGAGGACGTGCGCCGAAGGTGGTGGGGGCACATTCCCGGCGAGGCGCACCATGCGTGGCGGGACGAACGGCTGGCCCGTGCTTATATGGACGAATGGTTCGACCTGGACCCGGAGGGAAGGCACCGCCATCCGCCTGCCATGCGCTCGCCGAACGGCTCCCTGCTCGACGCCTACGAGCGGTCGAAGAATACTCCCATTTATGACGCGGCGAAGGTGCGGCGGCCGGTCCTTCTTATCTATGGCGACCAGGATGGGGCATCCAACGAGGTGGAGGCCTGGGGGCTCTACCAGAAGCTCGCCTCTAGCCCGGAAAAGCGCTACATCGTCATCAGCGGCGCCACGCACTTCTTCCAATACGAGTTCCGGAGGGAGGTCTTGTTCAAGGAGGTGCAGCTCTTCCTAGAGGGTTGA
- a CDS encoding TRAP transporter fused permease subunit, translating to MAPGLQKELFPLWAVLTVLFVIYQLFIGGRTFTLFMPIDYEWAWQEIRLPLLSLSVSGVLFFYTTGVCLFPRVAIWLSAVVFSGYFLYGAANSARVDLLLGFGEPLVYFLGPVLPTGLSKNLSWIWGTFQFPTLQLYAFQYYLTLYIFFTAILTFFYYPARERSPKHRPSVVDVLLFVITLGIVLNYIVNFADRGERAGIIVWHDVIMGFLAAAISIEMCRRLLGWVLPALGILFCVYAVHGNAISGRLHHAGFTWNELSYFLFGSEGIFGVVAGVYASYVFLFIIFGVFLEMTKVGDVFVKLSFALVGHLRGGPAKAAVVSSGLVGMICGSGAPNIVITGTFTIPMMKRSGFMPHFAAAVEAVASTGGILMPPVMGSAAFLMAAFTEIDYNYIALVAFMPAVMYYYQCYMSVHHRAGLWGIHGIPKEELPRLGEVMRKEGYLLLPVLVLVIRLVIGRSPFDAALWAIMLSIFLGFFREDTRIIGLPPLVARALGVPPWGTGVDWARVRAEEVKAAMLRDHHSAEKIEAEYQRIVAEAVAAPRGTFWRENWMLAAGTAVPAVLLLAGAEAGQSLFWGVTAILVLSSPRVLDGLEKGALNSLIIGVTAGVVGVMLAGISLPGLGLKFPSIVLGYAQTFVDLFGWQWTELPMVILLCGAAAYVMGMGMTASAAYILLSVLAVPALLKLGVPLLNAHLLTLWFTVTAPLTPPFALGAFIAAGIAGADPMRTGFASVRLAWALYIVPFLMAYTPILMNKDASWPHILVVWVTTFMGFYCTAAGFEGFLRCRLKVLERANFLLAAFLLFSDVWWTFSLGTLLMIAGIVVQNVRARGQAEAGGPLPIPAESSSAPASPPA from the coding sequence ATGGCGCCAGGCCTTCAGAAGGAACTATTCCCCCTCTGGGCGGTCCTGACCGTTCTTTTTGTCATTTATCAACTGTTCATCGGAGGGAGGACGTTCACCCTGTTCATGCCCATTGACTACGAATGGGCTTGGCAGGAGATCCGGCTGCCCCTGCTGAGCTTGTCGGTCTCGGGGGTCCTCTTCTTCTACACGACGGGGGTATGCCTTTTCCCCCGCGTGGCGATTTGGCTCTCGGCGGTCGTTTTCAGCGGGTATTTCCTCTACGGCGCGGCCAACAGCGCCCGGGTGGATCTCCTGCTCGGCTTCGGCGAGCCGCTGGTCTATTTCCTCGGCCCGGTCCTTCCGACCGGGCTCTCCAAGAATCTCTCCTGGATATGGGGAACCTTCCAGTTTCCCACCCTGCAGCTCTACGCATTCCAGTATTACCTCACGCTGTACATCTTCTTCACGGCGATACTGACCTTCTTCTACTATCCCGCGAGGGAGCGGTCCCCGAAGCACCGACCCTCGGTGGTGGACGTCCTGCTGTTCGTCATCACCTTGGGCATCGTCCTCAACTACATCGTGAACTTCGCGGACCGGGGCGAGCGGGCGGGAATCATCGTCTGGCACGACGTGATCATGGGCTTCCTCGCGGCCGCCATCTCCATCGAGATGTGCCGTCGGCTCCTCGGCTGGGTCCTGCCCGCCCTCGGTATTCTGTTCTGTGTTTACGCGGTCCACGGCAACGCGATTTCCGGCCGCCTGCATCACGCCGGCTTCACCTGGAATGAGCTCTCCTATTTCCTCTTCGGCTCGGAGGGTATCTTCGGCGTGGTCGCGGGGGTCTATGCGAGCTACGTCTTCCTCTTCATCATCTTCGGGGTGTTCCTGGAGATGACGAAGGTGGGGGATGTCTTCGTGAAGCTCTCGTTCGCCCTGGTGGGCCATCTGCGCGGCGGCCCGGCCAAGGCGGCCGTCGTATCGAGCGGGCTCGTGGGGATGATCTGCGGGAGCGGAGCGCCCAACATCGTGATCACGGGCACCTTCACCATCCCGATGATGAAGCGATCCGGCTTCATGCCACACTTCGCGGCCGCGGTGGAGGCGGTCGCCTCGACCGGGGGAATCCTGATGCCCCCGGTCATGGGCTCGGCGGCCTTCCTCATGGCCGCCTTCACCGAGATCGACTACAACTACATCGCCCTCGTCGCGTTCATGCCCGCCGTGATGTACTACTACCAGTGCTACATGTCGGTCCATCACCGCGCCGGCCTATGGGGCATCCACGGCATTCCGAAGGAAGAGCTGCCCCGCCTCGGCGAAGTGATGCGGAAGGAGGGCTATCTCCTCCTCCCCGTCTTGGTGCTTGTCATCCGCCTCGTCATCGGGCGCTCCCCCTTCGATGCGGCCCTTTGGGCCATCATGCTCTCCATCTTCCTCGGCTTCTTCCGGGAGGATACACGCATCATCGGCCTTCCTCCTCTCGTCGCGCGCGCCCTGGGCGTGCCCCCATGGGGCACCGGCGTGGACTGGGCCCGGGTCAGGGCCGAGGAGGTAAAGGCGGCCATGCTCCGGGACCACCATTCCGCTGAAAAGATAGAGGCGGAATACCAGCGCATCGTCGCCGAGGCGGTGGCGGCCCCCCGCGGAACTTTCTGGCGGGAGAACTGGATGCTGGCGGCGGGCACCGCCGTGCCCGCCGTCCTCCTGCTGGCGGGCGCCGAGGCCGGCCAATCCCTTTTCTGGGGCGTCACGGCGATCCTGGTTCTTTCCTCCCCCCGGGTGCTGGATGGCCTGGAAAAAGGCGCCCTGAACTCGCTCATCATCGGGGTAACGGCGGGGGTGGTGGGGGTCATGCTGGCCGGCATCTCGCTTCCCGGCCTGGGCCTCAAGTTTCCCTCGATCGTCCTGGGATATGCCCAGACCTTCGTCGATCTGTTCGGCTGGCAGTGGACCGAGCTGCCGATGGTCATCCTCCTGTGCGGGGCGGCCGCCTACGTGATGGGGATGGGCATGACGGCCTCGGCCGCCTACATCCTCCTCTCCGTCCTGGCCGTGCCCGCGCTGCTCAAGTTGGGGGTGCCGCTCCTCAACGCGCATCTCCTGACCCTGTGGTTCACCGTTACCGCTCCGCTCACACCCCCCTTCGCGCTGGGTGCCTTCATCGCGGCGGGCATCGCCGGGGCGGACCCCATGCGGACGGGGTTCGCATCGGTGCGCCTGGCTTGGGCGCTCTACATCGTGCCCTTCCTCATGGCGTACACCCCGATTCTCATGAACAAGGATGCCTCCTGGCCGCACATCCTGGTGGTATGGGTGACCACCTTCATGGGCTTCTATTGCACCGCAGCGGGATTCGAGGGATTCCTGCGGTGCAGGCTTAAGGTCTTGGAGCGCGCGAACTTCCTGCTGGCCGCGTTCCTTCTTTTCTCCGATGTGTGGTGGACGTTCTCATTGGGAACGCTCTTGATGATCGCCGGAATCGTGGTTCAGAACGTCCGCGCGCGGGGGCAGGCGGAGGCCGGGGGCCCCCTGCCAATCCCCGCTGAATCCTCCTCAGCCCCCGCTTCGCCGCCGGCCTGA
- a CDS encoding TAXI family TRAP transporter solute-binding subunit has translation MKWLPKNSLLWLAAFGLASGLAVPMAAEAAPTSITVTGAGKGANAYRALAAVAEVVNRNSKMLQATNRESGGFVEGTRLVARNRVQIAMSSGPFVDFWQRKLNPFERDTGARDTLRGIGPSGDAILQLAVLKDGGLKTFADLKGKRVSLGPKGSNSAWMIEYALKKAGLWEGVRKDSMNWNDAATYMVDRKLDAFGIPNPLGAPAILQASYSAPIRILTLPDDVIQAFIDYSKGYYKKTYKTNLYKGMEDEPFTTVVYMSMLVSNTQVPNDVVYEVTRHTYDPKNADLMVNIAVGWKSGLEQAKDPEFLQIMQMTGMKTHPGAARYWKEKGFKVD, from the coding sequence ATGAAATGGCTGCCCAAGAATTCCCTTCTTTGGCTGGCGGCCTTTGGCCTCGCCAGCGGTCTGGCCGTCCCGATGGCGGCGGAAGCCGCGCCCACCAGCATCACCGTCACGGGCGCGGGGAAGGGGGCGAACGCCTACCGGGCTCTGGCCGCGGTGGCCGAGGTGGTGAACCGGAACAGCAAGATGCTTCAGGCGACGAACCGGGAGTCGGGCGGCTTCGTCGAGGGCACCCGTCTGGTCGCGCGCAACCGGGTGCAGATCGCCATGTCGAGCGGCCCCTTCGTGGACTTTTGGCAGCGCAAGCTCAATCCCTTCGAGCGCGATACGGGCGCGCGGGACACCCTGCGCGGCATCGGCCCCTCCGGGGACGCCATCCTGCAGCTGGCGGTACTCAAGGACGGCGGGCTCAAGACCTTCGCGGACCTCAAGGGCAAGCGCGTCAGCCTGGGGCCCAAGGGCAGCAACTCGGCCTGGATGATCGAGTACGCCTTGAAGAAGGCGGGCCTGTGGGAGGGCGTCCGCAAGGACAGCATGAACTGGAACGACGCGGCGACCTACATGGTGGACCGCAAGCTCGATGCCTTCGGCATTCCGAACCCGCTCGGGGCGCCTGCCATCCTGCAGGCCTCCTACTCGGCGCCGATCCGGATCCTGACCCTGCCCGACGACGTTATCCAGGCGTTCATCGATTACAGCAAGGGATACTACAAGAAGACGTATAAGACGAACCTCTACAAGGGCATGGAAGACGAGCCGTTCACCACGGTGGTCTACATGTCCATGCTCGTATCGAACACGCAGGTGCCCAACGACGTCGTCTACGAGGTGACGCGGCACACCTACGACCCGAAGAACGCCGATCTGATGGTGAACATCGCCGTCGGATGGAAGAGCGGCTTGGAGCAGGCCAAGGACCCGGAATTCCTCCAGATCATGCAGATGACCGGCATGAAGACCCATCCCGGAGCGGCGCGGTACTGGAAGGAAAAGGGCTTCAAGGTGGATTAG